The genomic stretch GCGTTCACTCATCACTTTGGGCGACCTCGCGGGCGTGGGATTCTATGACCTGGCGGCGAACAGCTGTGAAGTCTTGAGGCTCGGAGACGGGCACGCTACCTCTGAGATCGAGCAGAGTACGTGTGAGAGGCTGGAGGATGACCTCACCCCCTCGACGTATAAACGCTACCCGATCTCCCTCGCGTAGATTGAGCCAATGGCGTACTTCCTTTGGAAGAGTGATCTGTCCACGACGGCCGACTTTGCTAATCGTCATCATCCTCTCTCCTTGTCGTCCATTTTATTCATGGTGTGTCATTTACGATTATGCATGTTAAATAAGGATTTGTCAAGCAAATTGATCTTTGCTGGGTAGAAAGAGGGTTTGATGGCGCACCGGGTGGATTCATGCTATAATCTGAAGGTGTCCGCATTTCAAGACAGAGGGCTCAGCGGGTGGCAGCCGCCAGGCGAGTATGGAAACCTGCTCCCCATCTTCCATACAACCGCGTAGGGCGGTTTCCCATGGCTTCCGCTGTCATGCTCGATGCTCACGGCCTCGGCACCAAGGTAGCTTTCCATTCCAAGCGCTCTGGCTGCAGGCGACCCTCATCCCCCCGACCATCTTCTCCCTGGCCAGGGAGAAGATAGCTTGGTTGGGCTTGTGGTGGCGGCGCAGCGAAGCTGC from Chloroflexota bacterium encodes the following:
- a CDS encoding AbrB/MazE/SpoVT family DNA-binding domain-containing protein; protein product: MMTISKVGRRGQITLPKEVRHWLNLREGDRVAFIRRGGEVILQPLTRTLLDLRGSVPVSEPQDFTAVRRQVIESHAREVAQSDE